Proteins co-encoded in one Malus domestica chromosome 09, GDT2T_hap1 genomic window:
- the LOC103443214 gene encoding serine/threonine-protein kinase 12-like produces MEPMLQHQQSAGGARFTLMKQSSLAPDRDDSVTPEPVDPRVRLLYMANEGDLDAIRELLDSGIDVNFTDIDGRTALHVAACQGQTDVVQLLLQKGADVDPRDRWGSTPFADAMYYKNDDVIKLLEDYGAKPRMAPMHVQSAREVPEYEVNPNELDFSNSVEITKGTYRIASWRGIQVAVKMLEEKVFADEDKVNAFRDELALLQKIRHPNVVQFLGAVTQSCPMVIVTEYLNKGDFRAYLKRKGSLRPTSALKFSLDIARGMNYLHEHKPEAIIHRDLEPSNILRDDSGHLKVADFGVSKLLKVANTVKEDRPVTSQKSQDTWRYVAPEVYRNEEYDTKVDVFSFALILQEMIEGCVPFSTKPEKEVPKSYVANERPPFRAPPKRYAHGLKELIEECWSKDPSERPSFKQIIKRLHDINNQFARKRHWKVTPLTCLRNLEAMLKKDRTSPSSRSSSCSTMR; encoded by the exons ATGGAACCCATGCTACAGCACCAGCAATCAGCAGGAGGGGCCCGGTTCACTCTGATGAAGCAGTCGTCGCTGGCGCCGGACCGGGACGACTCGGTGACGCCGGAGCCGGTTGACCCTCGCGTGAGGCTCTTGTACATGGCCAACGAGGGCGACTTGGACGCCATTCGGGAGCTCCTCGACTCCGGCATCGATGTCAACTTCACTGACATCGACGGTCGCACCGCCCTCCACGTTGCCGCTTGCCAGGGCCAAACCGACGTCGTTCAGCTCTTGCTCCAGAAAGGCGCCGATGTCGACCCGCGTGACCGCTGGGGCAGCACG CCTTTTGCGGATGCAATGTATTACAAAAACGATGACGTGATCAAACTTTTGGAGGATTACGGCGCCAAGCCTCGG ATGGCTCCCATGCATGTGCAAAGCGCACGGGAAGTCCCCGAGTATGAGGTTAATCCCAATGAACTTGATTTCTCCAATAGTGTTGAGATAACAAAG GGAACCTATCGTATTGCATCGTGGCGTGGAATTCAAGTTGCAGTTAAAATGCTTGAGGAGAAGGTATTCGCTGATGAAGATAAAGT AAATGCATTCAGGGATGAGCTTGCTTTACTTCAGAAGATACGACATCCAAATGTTGTCCAATTTTTGGGTGCTGTAACACAAAGCTGTCCAATGGTGATTGTCACAGAATATCTAAACAAG GGAGATTTTCGCGCATATCTTAAAAGGAAAGGTTCATTAAGACCAACATCAGCATTAAAGTTTTCGCTTGACATTGCTAG GGGGATGAATTACCTCCATGAGCATAAACCTGAAGCAATAATTCATCGAGACCTGGAGCCCTC AAACATATTGCGGGATGATTCTGGGCATCTGAAAGTTGCAGACTTTGGGGTGAGCAAGCTACTGAAAGTTGCAAATACAGTTAAAGAAGACAGACCTGTGACGAGTCAAAAGTCTCAAGACACTT GGAGATATGTGGCTCCTGAGGTATACAGAAATGAAGAGTACGATACCAAGGTGGATGTTTTTTCATTTGCTTTGATTTTGCAagag ATGATTGAAGGTTGCGTACCATTTTCTACAAAGCCAGAAAAGGAAGTTCCTAAATCATATGTTGCAAATGAGCGCCCACCATTTAGAGCGCCACCAAAGCGTTATGCACACGGATTGAAGGA GTTAATTGAGGAATGCTGGAGTAAGGACCCATCCGAGAGACCATCATTCAAGCAAATAATTAAGAGGTTGCATGACATTAATAACCAGTTTGCTCGGAAAAGACACTGGAAG GTCACACCACTTACATGTCTCCGGAATCTCGAGGCCATGTTGAAGAAGGATCGGACAAGTCCAAGCagccgttcatcttcctgctcTACAATGAGATGA
- the LOC103443215 gene encoding serine/threonine-protein phosphatase 5 isoform X2, whose protein sequence is MPIMETENGNVKQAEDAKLLANEAYKAHKFAQAIDLYTQAIELNSQNAVYWANRSIAHLKLEEYGSAIQDASKAIEVDPKYSKGYYRRGAAYLAMGKFKEALKDFQQVKRICPNDPDATKKLKECEKAVMKLKFAEAISAPEAERRPVADSINYRSIDVEPQYAGARIEGDVVTLDFVKKMMEDFKNQKNLHQRYAFQIVLQTKEMLQAMPSLVDINIPKGNHFTVCGDVHGQFYDLLNIFELNGLPSDENPYLFNGDFVDRGSFSLEVILTLFAFKCMSPSAIYLARGNHESKSMNRIYGFEGEVQSKLSDKFVELFAEVFCCLPLAHVINGKVFVVHGGLFSVDGVKLSDIRAINRFCEPPEEGLMCELLWSDPQPAPGRGPSKRGVGLSFGGDVTKRFLQENNLDLVVRSHEVKDEGYEIEHDGKLITVFSAPNYCDQMGNKGAFIRFEAPDLKPNIVTFSAVPHPDVKPMAYANNFLRMFQ, encoded by the exons ATGCCAATCATGGAAACTGAGAATGGTAATGTTAAGCAAGCTGAAGATGCTAAACTACTTGCCAATGAAGCATATAAAG CTCATAAATTTGCTCAAGCTATTGATCTGTATACACAAGCGATTGAACTAAACAGTCAGAATGCTGTATACTGGGCCAATCGTTCAATTGCCCACCTTAAACTGGAGGAATATGGTAGCGCCATACAAGATGCTTCCAAGGCTATTGAAGTTGATCCCAAATATTCAAAG GGATACTACAGACGAGGTGCAGCTTATCTTGCTATGGGGAAATTTAAAGAAGCTTTAAAGGATTTTCAGCAG GTCAAAAGAATCTGTCCAAATGATCCTGATGCTACCAAGAAATTGAAGGAATGTGAGAAAGCAGTGATGAAGCTTAAATTTGCTGAAGCAATATCTGCACCGGAGGCTGAAAGGCGTCCTGTAGCTGATTCTATTAATTATCGTTCTATAG ATGTGGAACCACAATATGCCGGTGCAAGGATAGAAGGGGATGTTGTTACTTTGGATTTTGTGAAGAAAATGATGGAGGATTTCAAGAATCAGAAGAATTTACACCAACG ATATGCGTTCCAAATTGTCTTACAGACGAAAGAAATGTTGCAAGCCATGCCTTCTCTGGTTGATATAAATATTCCTAAGGGCAATCATTTTACTGTTTGTGGTGACGTACATGGGCAG TTCtatgatcttctaaatatttttgagCTTAACGGGCTTCCTTCAGATGAGAATCCATATCTATTCAATGGAGATTTTGTGGACAGGGGATCTTTTTCTTTGGAGGTGATCCTAACATTGTTTGCTTTTAAGTGCATGTCTCCATCAG CAATATATCTCGCAAGAGGAAATCATGAGAGCAAGAGCATGAATAGGATTTATGGTTTTGAGGGCGAGGTCCAGTCCAAATTAAGCGACAAGTTTGTGGAGCTGTTTGCTGAAGTTTTTTGTTGTCTACCGCTGGCTCATGTAATAAATGGGAAGGTTTTTGTAGTCCATGGGGGTCTTTTCAGCGTTGATGGAGTGAAACTCAGCGACATTAGAGCAATTAATCGGTTTTGTGAACCTCCTGAGGAAG GGTTAATGTGTGAATTGCTGTGGAGTGATCCACAGCCTGCACCTGGAAGAGGACCAAGCAAGCGAGGTGTAGGTCTTTCTTTTGGTGGCGATGTGACAAAAAGATTTTTGCAGGAAAACAATTTAG ATTTAGTTGTGCGATCTCATGAAGTAAAGGACGAGGGTTATGAGATTGAGCATGATGGGAAACTTATCACTGTCTTTTCTGCTCCAAATTACTGTGATCAG ATGGGTAACAAGGGTGCCTTTATCCGTTTTGAAGCACCAGATTTGAAGCCTAACATTGTTACTTTCTCAGCAGTG CCACATCCTGACGTCAAGCCAATGGCATATGCGAACAACTTCCTCCGAATGTTTCAGTAA
- the LOC103443215 gene encoding serine/threonine-protein phosphatase 5 isoform X1 — MPIMETENGNVKQAEDAKLLANEAYKAHKFAQAIDLYTQAIELNSQNAVYWANRSIAHLKLEEYGSAIQDASKAIEVDPKYSKGYYRRGAAYLAMGKFKEALKDFQQVKRICPNDPDATKKLKECEKAVMKLKFAEAISAPEAERRPVADSINYRSIGMAPSTSPDYYIAALGLGVVAALVMFRAEVTTVLTAVVATIVVVIMVALGAHWWRGFHGSRVNNLDVEPQYAGARIEGDVVTLDFVKKMMEDFKNQKNLHQRYAFQIVLQTKEMLQAMPSLVDINIPKGNHFTVCGDVHGQFYDLLNIFELNGLPSDENPYLFNGDFVDRGSFSLEVILTLFAFKCMSPSAIYLARGNHESKSMNRIYGFEGEVQSKLSDKFVELFAEVFCCLPLAHVINGKVFVVHGGLFSVDGVKLSDIRAINRFCEPPEEGLMCELLWSDPQPAPGRGPSKRGVGLSFGGDVTKRFLQENNLDLVVRSHEVKDEGYEIEHDGKLITVFSAPNYCDQMGNKGAFIRFEAPDLKPNIVTFSAVPHPDVKPMAYANNFLRMFQ; from the exons ATGCCAATCATGGAAACTGAGAATGGTAATGTTAAGCAAGCTGAAGATGCTAAACTACTTGCCAATGAAGCATATAAAG CTCATAAATTTGCTCAAGCTATTGATCTGTATACACAAGCGATTGAACTAAACAGTCAGAATGCTGTATACTGGGCCAATCGTTCAATTGCCCACCTTAAACTGGAGGAATATGGTAGCGCCATACAAGATGCTTCCAAGGCTATTGAAGTTGATCCCAAATATTCAAAG GGATACTACAGACGAGGTGCAGCTTATCTTGCTATGGGGAAATTTAAAGAAGCTTTAAAGGATTTTCAGCAG GTCAAAAGAATCTGTCCAAATGATCCTGATGCTACCAAGAAATTGAAGGAATGTGAGAAAGCAGTGATGAAGCTTAAATTTGCTGAAGCAATATCTGCACCGGAGGCTGAAAGGCGTCCTGTAGCTGATTCTATTAATTATCGTTCTATAG GAATGGCCCCCAGTACGTCACCAGACTACTACATAGCAGCACTTGGACTAGGAGTTGTGGCAGCATTGGTTATGTTCAGAGCAGAAGTGACTACAGTTCTGACTGCAGTTGTGGCCACAATAGTGGTGGTGATCATGGTGGCCCTGGGGGCCCATTGGTGGCGTGGCTTCCATGGAAGTCGAGTAAATAACCTAG ATGTGGAACCACAATATGCCGGTGCAAGGATAGAAGGGGATGTTGTTACTTTGGATTTTGTGAAGAAAATGATGGAGGATTTCAAGAATCAGAAGAATTTACACCAACG ATATGCGTTCCAAATTGTCTTACAGACGAAAGAAATGTTGCAAGCCATGCCTTCTCTGGTTGATATAAATATTCCTAAGGGCAATCATTTTACTGTTTGTGGTGACGTACATGGGCAG TTCtatgatcttctaaatatttttgagCTTAACGGGCTTCCTTCAGATGAGAATCCATATCTATTCAATGGAGATTTTGTGGACAGGGGATCTTTTTCTTTGGAGGTGATCCTAACATTGTTTGCTTTTAAGTGCATGTCTCCATCAG CAATATATCTCGCAAGAGGAAATCATGAGAGCAAGAGCATGAATAGGATTTATGGTTTTGAGGGCGAGGTCCAGTCCAAATTAAGCGACAAGTTTGTGGAGCTGTTTGCTGAAGTTTTTTGTTGTCTACCGCTGGCTCATGTAATAAATGGGAAGGTTTTTGTAGTCCATGGGGGTCTTTTCAGCGTTGATGGAGTGAAACTCAGCGACATTAGAGCAATTAATCGGTTTTGTGAACCTCCTGAGGAAG GGTTAATGTGTGAATTGCTGTGGAGTGATCCACAGCCTGCACCTGGAAGAGGACCAAGCAAGCGAGGTGTAGGTCTTTCTTTTGGTGGCGATGTGACAAAAAGATTTTTGCAGGAAAACAATTTAG ATTTAGTTGTGCGATCTCATGAAGTAAAGGACGAGGGTTATGAGATTGAGCATGATGGGAAACTTATCACTGTCTTTTCTGCTCCAAATTACTGTGATCAG ATGGGTAACAAGGGTGCCTTTATCCGTTTTGAAGCACCAGATTTGAAGCCTAACATTGTTACTTTCTCAGCAGTG CCACATCCTGACGTCAAGCCAATGGCATATGCGAACAACTTCCTCCGAATGTTTCAGTAA